The DNA sequence GCAGCGCCGTATCGGCGACCGTCCCGTCAGCGCGATCGGTCTCGGCGGGATGCCGATGTCGATCGAGGGCAGGCCGGACGAGGCAAGGTCCATCGCCACCGTGCACGCGGCCCTCGACGCCGGCATCACCCTCATCGACACCGCTGACTCCTACCACCGCGACCCCACCGACGTCGGGCACAACGAGCTCCTCATCGCCAAGGCCCTGCGCCTGGCCGGGGCCTCCGCCGCCGACGTCCTCGTCGCGACCAAGGGCGGGCACCGCCGTCCGGGGGACGGCACGTGGACCAAGCAGGGCGACGCGGCGTACCTGCGCAAGGCCTGCGAGGCGTCCCTGCAGCGGCTCGACGTCGAGGCGATCGGGCTCTACCAGTTCCACCGGCCGGACCCGGCGGTCCCGTACGAGGAGTCGGTCGGCGCGATCCGCGACCTGCTCGACGAGGGCAAGATCCTCATGGCCGGCATCTCCAACGCCGACCCCGACCAGATCCGCCTCGCCCAGGAGATCCTCGGCGGGAGGCTCGTCTCGGTGCAGAACCAGTTCTCGCCGTCGTTCCGCTCCAGCGAGCCCGAGCTCGAGCAGTGCGCGGAGATGGGCATCGCGTTCCTGCCGTGGAGCCCCCTGGGCGGCATCAGCCGCGCCGGCGAGCTCGGGTCCACCCACGCCACCTTCGCCGAGGTCGCGGCCGAGCGGGGCGTCAGCCCCCAGCAGGTGGCCCTGGCGTGGGAGCTGGCCAAGGCCGACGTCGTGATCCCCATCCCGGGTGCGTCCCGGCCGGAGAGCGTGCTCGACTCCGTCGCCGCGGTCGAGCTCGAGCTCACGGCCGAGGAGCTGGCCCGGCTGGACGGCTGAGCGTGGGGCCGGCCCGGAGCGCTCCGGGCCGGCCCGGCCGCCTCACCGGCGCAGGCTCTTCTCGCTCCCGACGTGGATCCCGAGCCGCGGCAGGACCACGCGGTGGACGAGCAGCACGAGCGCGGTCGCGGCGAGGGCGACGGCGAAGACGGCGAGCGAGGAGCCGACGTCACCCA is a window from the Georgenia muralis genome containing:
- a CDS encoding aldo/keto reductase, whose product is MQQRRIGDRPVSAIGLGGMPMSIEGRPDEARSIATVHAALDAGITLIDTADSYHRDPTDVGHNELLIAKALRLAGASAADVLVATKGGHRRPGDGTWTKQGDAAYLRKACEASLQRLDVEAIGLYQFHRPDPAVPYEESVGAIRDLLDEGKILMAGISNADPDQIRLAQEILGGRLVSVQNQFSPSFRSSEPELEQCAEMGIAFLPWSPLGGISRAGELGSTHATFAEVAAERGVSPQQVALAWELAKADVVIPIPGASRPESVLDSVAAVELELTAEELARLDG